The Sphingobium aromaticiconvertens genome has a segment encoding these proteins:
- a CDS encoding amidohydrolase family protein: MLATGTSLTHAQTSAPSSPALTPPGGGKTIAFDVHEGTSMSVSASPDGRMLAVDLQGSLWLIPAKGGRAKRITDYFSDARQPVWSPDGKNLAYFAYREGNYDLWIVDADGSNRKQLTDSLYDDREPAWSPDGKSIAFSSDRKGAGDPSYNIWTIELTTGALKQVTSNPFEDRLPTWSPDGARIAYASPRGDKSALWITSLIDGNETLLREVAGKIDAPSFSPEGALAYVVADQASSHLEVDGTTVSGNENVFPFRASWMPKGGYYYVSDGKIRQRTGKSVKTIPFTAGLEVTQPSYTRAKRDWDSTAPRKVLGIARPTLSPDGEKIAFIAVGDLYIVSAKGGKPENLTKDHAMDADPSWSPDGKQIAYSSDKGGGLPQIWIRDLITGKDRQLTTMDTQPLGAAWSRDGKSIAAIDVDGRWGVAGVFTIDVATGKITRLQGSLPQPGEPSWSADGRYVAISLSKLYSKSFREGTNQVYVIPTDGKSAPFWQIPDADMSIDTRGGGGPAWSPDGTKMAAIYEGLLKVWPVGSDGKPAGPPRAYTSEIAHYPTWSGDSHTILYQSNDRLKTIDVETGVAREVPIDFTYTLAKPSGRTVIHVSGLVDSVRDETQRDKDIVIEGNRIASVVAHDPALHGGDAKVVDGTGMTAIPGLIEHHSHSQKDFGAASHRAWLAYGITTVRDPGNQAYYGIEDREAAEAGVRIGPRIYTNGPLLEWQRVYYKMGVAVAGPAHLERELERARILKQDVLKSYVRMPDIQQRRIVEAAHEMGVPVTGHEIFPAAYTGVDGTEHMGATSRRGYSPKQGPMGRSYEDVIQLFGKSHRVLTPTMFGALTGYLEKNPTYRDDPRVNLYPLWAQESVRGTDGMARMLGPMLEGQRQAIKAMYDAGVKLTAGTDTIIATNLHAEIASYVDAGLTPFQALQSATVTPAQALNLDAGTIEPGKLADIVLLKGDPRENIANTFNVDTVIANGTVYKMEDLLKPKAD; the protein is encoded by the coding sequence ATGCTGGCGACGGGAACATCGCTCACGCATGCCCAGACATCCGCCCCGTCCTCCCCCGCGCTGACCCCGCCGGGCGGCGGCAAGACCATCGCCTTCGACGTACATGAAGGCACCTCCATGTCTGTCTCCGCTTCTCCCGATGGCCGGATGCTGGCTGTCGACCTTCAGGGCAGCCTGTGGCTGATCCCGGCCAAGGGCGGGCGGGCGAAGCGGATCACCGATTATTTCAGTGACGCGCGCCAGCCGGTCTGGTCCCCCGATGGCAAGAACCTCGCCTATTTCGCCTATCGGGAGGGCAATTACGACCTGTGGATCGTCGATGCCGACGGATCGAACCGCAAGCAACTGACCGACAGCCTCTATGACGACCGCGAACCCGCCTGGTCCCCGGACGGCAAGAGCATCGCCTTTTCATCTGACCGCAAGGGCGCGGGCGACCCCAGCTACAATATCTGGACGATCGAGTTGACGACCGGCGCGCTGAAGCAGGTGACATCCAACCCCTTTGAAGATCGCCTGCCCACATGGTCGCCCGATGGCGCGCGGATCGCCTATGCCAGCCCCCGCGGCGACAAGTCTGCCTTGTGGATTACAAGCCTGATCGATGGCAACGAGACGCTGCTCAGGGAAGTCGCGGGCAAGATCGACGCGCCATCCTTCAGCCCGGAAGGTGCACTGGCTTATGTCGTCGCAGATCAGGCGAGCAGCCATCTGGAAGTGGACGGCACGACAGTGTCGGGGAACGAAAATGTATTCCCCTTCCGTGCCTCCTGGATGCCCAAAGGCGGTTACTATTATGTATCGGACGGTAAAATTCGGCAGCGCACCGGCAAATCCGTCAAGACCATCCCCTTCACCGCCGGACTGGAAGTCACCCAGCCCAGCTACACACGAGCAAAGCGTGATTGGGATTCAACCGCCCCTCGCAAGGTACTGGGCATCGCTCGCCCCACCCTCTCGCCCGATGGCGAAAAGATCGCCTTCATCGCGGTCGGCGATCTCTATATTGTGTCGGCCAAGGGCGGCAAGCCGGAGAATCTGACCAAAGATCATGCAATGGACGCCGACCCAAGCTGGTCCCCGGACGGCAAACAAATCGCCTATAGTTCCGACAAGGGCGGCGGTTTGCCCCAAATCTGGATTCGCGACCTCATAACCGGCAAGGACCGCCAACTCACCACTATGGACACCCAGCCGCTGGGGGCGGCATGGTCGCGCGACGGCAAGTCCATCGCCGCCATCGACGTGGATGGACGTTGGGGGGTAGCAGGCGTCTTCACCATCGACGTGGCGACGGGCAAGATCACCCGACTTCAAGGTTCGCTCCCCCAACCAGGCGAACCAAGCTGGTCGGCGGACGGACGCTATGTCGCCATCTCCCTCTCCAAACTCTATTCCAAAAGCTTCCGTGAGGGCACCAATCAGGTCTATGTGATCCCTACCGATGGCAAGAGCGCGCCTTTCTGGCAGATACCCGATGCCGACATGTCGATCGACACGCGCGGCGGCGGCGGTCCCGCATGGTCGCCCGATGGCACCAAGATGGCGGCGATCTACGAAGGTCTGCTGAAAGTCTGGCCGGTCGGATCGGACGGCAAGCCCGCCGGGCCGCCTCGCGCCTACACCTCCGAAATCGCCCATTATCCCACATGGTCGGGCGACAGCCATACGATCCTCTACCAATCGAACGACAGGTTGAAGACCATCGATGTCGAAACCGGCGTCGCGCGCGAAGTGCCGATAGACTTCACCTACACCCTCGCCAAGCCCAGCGGACGGACGGTCATCCACGTCAGCGGCCTTGTTGATTCCGTGCGCGACGAAACCCAGCGCGACAAGGATATCGTGATAGAGGGCAACCGGATCGCGTCGGTCGTTGCCCATGACCCGGCGCTCCATGGCGGCGACGCAAAGGTCGTGGACGGCACCGGCATGACCGCCATTCCCGGCCTGATCGAGCATCACTCCCACTCGCAAAAGGATTTCGGCGCAGCGTCCCACCGGGCCTGGCTCGCTTATGGCATCACCACAGTGCGCGATCCGGGCAACCAAGCCTATTATGGGATCGAGGATCGCGAAGCCGCCGAAGCGGGCGTCCGCATCGGCCCGCGCATCTACACCAATGGGCCGCTGCTGGAATGGCAGCGCGTCTATTATAAAATGGGTGTCGCCGTCGCCGGTCCCGCCCATCTGGAGCGCGAACTGGAACGCGCCCGTATTCTGAAACAGGACGTTCTCAAAAGCTATGTGCGGATGCCCGACATCCAGCAACGCCGGATCGTCGAGGCCGCCCATGAAATGGGCGTGCCGGTGACGGGACATGAAATCTTTCCCGCTGCCTATACCGGCGTGGACGGCACCGAACATATGGGCGCGACCAGCCGGCGCGGTTATTCCCCCAAACAGGGACCAATGGGCCGGTCCTATGAGGATGTGATCCAGCTATTTGGCAAGAGCCACCGCGTGCTGACACCCACCATGTTCGGCGCGCTGACCGGTTATCTGGAGAAGAACCCGACCTATCGCGACGATCCGCGCGTCAACCTCTATCCGCTCTGGGCGCAGGAGTCGGTGCGCGGAACGGACGGAATGGCCCGGATGCTTGGCCCCATGCTGGAGGGGCAGCGGCAGGCGATCAAGGCCATGTATGACGCAGGGGTCAAGCTCACCGCAGGCACGGATACGATCATCGCCACCAACCTTCATGCAGAGATCGCCTCCTATGTCGATGCAGGTCTCACCCCGTTTCAGGCGCTCCAGTCGGCAACCGTGACCCCCGCACAGGCGCTCAATCTGGACGCAGGGACGATCGAGCCGGGCAAGCTGGCCGACATCGTACTGCTGAAGGGCGACCCGCGCGAAAATATCGCCAACACCTTCAACGTCGATACCGTGATCGCCAATGGGACAGTCTACAAGATGGAAGACCTGCTCAAGCCGAAAGCCGACTGA
- a CDS encoding multidrug efflux SMR transporter codes for MAWPMLVVAGLLEVVWAFAMKQSEGFTRLWPTIIMAVAMVASFALLALSMRSLPLGTAYTVWTGIGAVGAFLVGITFLGEGVSATRLIAAALIVAGLALMKLSSTA; via the coding sequence ATGGCCTGGCCCATGCTTGTCGTTGCCGGTTTACTTGAGGTCGTCTGGGCCTTTGCAATGAAACAGTCGGAAGGCTTCACCCGCCTGTGGCCGACCATCATCATGGCCGTAGCCATGGTGGCGAGTTTCGCCCTGCTCGCGCTTTCCATGCGCTCCTTGCCGCTCGGCACCGCCTATACGGTGTGGACGGGCATAGGCGCGGTCGGCGCGTTCCTCGTCGGCATCACCTTTCTTGGTGAAGGTGTCAGCGCCACGCGCCTGATCGCGGCGGCGCTGATCGTGGCCGGGCTGGCGCTGATGAAATTGTCCAGCACCGCCTGA
- a CDS encoding gamma-glutamyltransferase family protein translates to MAATPSNPNGPAMGRRALLGGGLGVVALSAMPIRARAQSGDRAPDAPRTGTTAVAQHRVEVPMPTGGVSAGHPLAAMAGTRMLMQGGSAADAAVAAMAVMNVVEPWASSAAGNGFATCLDCKSGKVLSLAFAGGAPKLLDPNVDPKLLDHGHKAVAVPGAFGGWIALARRFGRLPLSTLLEPAIGYARDGHPLDPSIAMFIRRAQKTLALYPTTAAIFLPGGQPPEPRSIFRNMPLARTLQALVDAEAKARKGGADRDRALQAAHDYFYAGPIAQEMTRFSENQGGWLRMADMRAYAAKWADPVTTNYRGLDVYCSPLTSRTGLEVCEQLNIVEGFDLAALPAGGPQATHLLIEAIKIAKADVYRYAADPAFSKIPVDMLLSKGFAAQRRKLIDPARAVAYPEGAKIAGYIDDRVQLAVRDGRSRGGDTTSLAVVDADGNAIAVTTTVGGGFGTFVVMGDTGLLCNNGLRVGSSAPDKGHPNTVAPGKIALLGNGPTIVLDKGRFRLVCGSPGGETIGQTQFQFLINVIDRGMGIQAAIEAPRFALDAEPSFYQPGAAITVQMEGRFDPATTQGLTAMGHRLETVGPYAIGSVQGVLADASGARMGGADPRRMGYAVGY, encoded by the coding sequence ATGGCTGCCACGCCCTCCAATCCGAACGGCCCGGCCATGGGGCGTCGCGCACTGCTGGGCGGTGGCCTTGGCGTGGTGGCGCTCTCTGCCATGCCGATCCGCGCGCGGGCCCAGTCGGGAGATCGCGCGCCGGATGCGCCTCGCACCGGAACAACGGCGGTTGCCCAGCACCGGGTCGAGGTGCCGATGCCGACCGGCGGCGTGTCGGCGGGGCATCCACTCGCGGCGATGGCGGGCACGCGGATGTTGATGCAGGGCGGTAGCGCGGCTGATGCTGCTGTCGCGGCGATGGCGGTGATGAATGTCGTGGAACCTTGGGCATCGAGCGCGGCGGGTAACGGTTTTGCCACATGCCTTGATTGCAAATCGGGCAAGGTGCTGTCACTGGCGTTTGCCGGGGGAGCGCCGAAATTGCTGGACCCTAACGTCGATCCCAAGCTGCTGGATCATGGGCATAAGGCAGTGGCGGTGCCAGGGGCTTTTGGCGGCTGGATCGCTTTGGCCCGGCGCTTTGGTCGGTTGCCGCTTTCGACACTGTTGGAACCGGCGATCGGTTATGCGCGGGACGGGCATCCACTCGATCCGTCGATCGCGATGTTCATCAGGCGGGCGCAGAAGACTTTGGCGCTATATCCCACGACCGCCGCGATCTTCTTGCCCGGCGGACAACCGCCAGAGCCGCGCTCGATCTTTCGCAATATGCCACTGGCGCGGACGTTGCAGGCGTTGGTGGATGCCGAGGCAAAGGCGCGGAAGGGCGGGGCAGATCGGGACCGGGCGTTGCAGGCTGCCCACGATTATTTTTATGCAGGGCCGATCGCGCAGGAGATGACACGCTTTTCGGAAAATCAGGGCGGCTGGTTGCGGATGGCCGATATGCGTGCCTATGCGGCCAAATGGGCCGATCCGGTAACGACCAATTATCGCGGTCTGGATGTCTATTGCAGCCCATTGACCTCCCGCACAGGGCTGGAGGTTTGCGAACAGCTCAACATCGTCGAGGGTTTTGATCTGGCCGCGCTGCCAGCCGGTGGCCCGCAGGCGACTCATTTGCTGATAGAGGCGATCAAGATCGCAAAGGCCGATGTCTATCGCTATGCCGCCGATCCGGCGTTCAGCAAGATCCCGGTGGACATGCTGCTGTCCAAGGGATTCGCCGCTCAGCGTCGTAAGCTGATCGATCCCGCCCGTGCGGTCGCCTATCCCGAGGGCGCAAAGATTGCGGGCTATATAGATGACAGGGTGCAACTGGCCGTGCGCGACGGACGCAGCCGGGGTGGAGATACGACCAGCCTGGCGGTGGTCGATGCGGACGGCAATGCCATCGCCGTCACTACGACGGTCGGCGGGGGCTTTGGCACGTTCGTGGTGATGGGCGACACCGGCCTGCTCTGCAACAACGGCTTGCGGGTTGGGTCCAGCGCGCCGGACAAAGGGCATCCCAACACGGTAGCGCCCGGCAAGATCGCGCTGCTGGGCAATGGTCCCACCATCGTTCTGGACAAGGGGCGGTTCAGGCTGGTCTGCGGATCGCCGGGCGGGGAGACGATCGGCCAGACGCAGTTCCAGTTTCTGATCAATGTGATCGACCGGGGCATGGGTATTCAGGCCGCGATCGAAGCGCCGCGCTTTGCCCTGGACGCCGAACCCAGTTTCTACCAGCCGGGCGCGGCGATCACGGTGCAGATGGAGGGGCGCTTCGACCCTGCCACGACACAGGGGCTGACGGCGATGGGGCACCGGCTGGAAACGGTCGGTCCCTATGCCATTGGCAGCGTGCAGGGGGTGCTGGCCGATGCTTCGGGTGCGCGGATGGGTGGGGCCGATCCACGTCGCATGGGTTATGCCGTAGGCTATTAA
- a CDS encoding TonB-dependent receptor domain-containing protein, giving the protein MPDGPVTENRGDDIVVIGSQIRGAKTTGALPVNLVGEEQIQAVAAVSGADLFRSIPQLGGVTFNEQVLGGGNANAARGDVSTVSLRGLGQGNTLLLINGRRTVLHPTSQAITGVVDSGVPTFGYNANTIPVGAISRVEVLRDGAAALYGSDAVAGVVNNVLQTDFNGAKFDAQYGGAEGTNLREFTVNGLIGKDFSEGRGNISLFANYAQKSKLYLSDQDYTASVDRRGYVAGTPFANVAAFNGTSTSTPWGTFRALATTPSANGIVSFLNRTVSSGATAFTNASSQFHIQPNANTGCRIASGTPGMCYDDGNGATEMAGVDSNLRFNSPATFDDLTTQPSVKRLNFFANAHYDLTDNLTLFGEAGFYRGKTSSTIGAPGSLANIPITVAANAYWNPLGPVGSPNRIAGLSTAIVPATGLPVQITSLSYVDVGSRTVDVTNYQYRFLGGLRGSIGDWDFDTAGLYTWATAADTQENFSNTLLQAAINKTTPDAYNPFNGGCVDTPSIGDCTPNSQATIDSFMIKATRKTRTSLGLVDFKISNANLIGLWADNSIGIAAGIEFRRETYRDNRSTYQGGVAGVDTTYTDAVTGIFYGSDLGGASPSPDVYGKRTVKSAYAELAIPIFSPEMDVTLFRSLDFQVAGRFEDYSDVGSVAKPKVAASWELLQGIKLRGSWSQGFRAPNLEVINTSTLDRVNTGVDYVLCEADVRAGRIPNFSQCNRNISVLRRSSGNPNLKPEESTSWNFGAIFTPPLPDGFGHVTLTVDRWQIKQKNVVGLLDYQNGLNLDYLLRAQGSSNPNVVRRAPTADDIATAAGTGLAPVGELLYVVANFENLLPVTVNGIDFNLDYRLNTTSVGNFALNVNASRLIGYVVDAPRGVQDVIDGKAAGTINAGVPTQGGGDVVGRDGQPRWRISANLTWNSGPVTVGAFTQFIDSVYENAVRDAAANPFIVKGQTTVNLYTSYEFQNEGIMKGTMLTVGARNIFDKDPPLSSAGYLSNLYQPQARYWYTGIKKTF; this is encoded by the coding sequence ATGCCTGACGGCCCCGTCACTGAAAATCGTGGTGATGACATCGTTGTTATCGGGTCGCAGATCCGCGGCGCCAAGACCACCGGCGCGCTGCCGGTCAACTTGGTTGGTGAGGAGCAGATCCAGGCTGTCGCCGCCGTATCCGGCGCTGATCTTTTCCGCTCGATCCCGCAACTAGGCGGCGTCACGTTCAACGAACAGGTGTTGGGCGGCGGCAACGCCAATGCGGCGCGCGGCGATGTATCGACCGTATCGCTACGTGGCTTGGGGCAGGGCAACACGCTGTTGCTCATCAACGGCCGCCGTACCGTGCTGCATCCCACATCACAGGCGATCACCGGCGTCGTCGATTCTGGCGTGCCGACTTTTGGCTATAACGCGAACACCATTCCCGTCGGAGCGATCAGCCGTGTCGAAGTGCTGCGCGACGGCGCGGCGGCGCTCTACGGATCGGATGCGGTAGCGGGCGTGGTGAACAATGTGCTCCAGACCGATTTTAACGGCGCCAAGTTCGACGCCCAATATGGTGGGGCGGAAGGCACCAACCTGCGTGAATTCACGGTCAATGGGTTAATTGGCAAGGACTTTTCGGAAGGCCGCGGCAACATCTCGCTGTTCGCCAACTATGCACAAAAATCCAAGCTCTATCTTAGCGATCAGGATTATACCGCCAGTGTCGACCGGCGCGGCTATGTCGCCGGAACACCTTTCGCCAATGTCGCTGCATTCAACGGCACCAGCACCAGCACGCCGTGGGGGACATTCCGCGCGCTGGCTACCACGCCCAGCGCCAATGGGATCGTCAGTTTCCTGAACCGGACCGTCTCCAGCGGCGCCACCGCCTTCACTAATGCGTCAAGCCAATTCCATATCCAGCCCAACGCCAACACCGGCTGCCGGATCGCATCGGGCACGCCGGGCATGTGTTATGACGATGGCAATGGCGCTACCGAAATGGCGGGTGTAGACTCCAATCTGCGCTTCAATTCACCGGCGACGTTCGACGATCTGACCACCCAGCCGTCGGTCAAGCGGCTCAACTTCTTTGCCAACGCCCATTATGACCTGACCGACAATCTGACCCTCTTCGGCGAAGCCGGCTTCTATCGCGGCAAGACCAGTTCCACGATCGGCGCGCCCGGATCGCTCGCCAACATCCCGATCACGGTCGCGGCCAATGCGTACTGGAATCCGCTTGGCCCGGTTGGTTCGCCCAACCGCATTGCGGGCCTCAGCACCGCTATCGTGCCCGCCACGGGCCTGCCGGTTCAGATCACGTCATTAAGCTATGTCGATGTCGGATCGCGCACGGTCGACGTCACCAACTATCAGTATCGCTTCCTTGGCGGCCTGCGTGGCTCCATCGGAGACTGGGATTTTGATACGGCGGGTCTCTACACCTGGGCTACGGCAGCGGACACGCAGGAGAATTTCTCCAACACCCTGCTTCAAGCCGCAATCAACAAAACCACGCCCGACGCTTATAATCCGTTCAATGGCGGGTGCGTCGATACGCCGTCGATCGGCGATTGCACGCCCAACAGTCAGGCGACGATCGACAGCTTCATGATAAAGGCCACGCGCAAGACGCGCACGTCGCTTGGGCTGGTGGATTTCAAGATCTCGAACGCAAATCTGATCGGCTTGTGGGCCGACAATAGCATCGGCATCGCGGCCGGGATCGAATTTCGCCGTGAAACCTATCGCGACAACCGTTCGACCTATCAGGGCGGCGTTGCGGGTGTTGATACCACCTATACCGATGCCGTCACCGGCATCTTCTACGGGTCCGACCTGGGTGGCGCGAGTCCCAGCCCGGACGTCTATGGCAAGCGCACGGTGAAGTCGGCCTATGCCGAACTGGCCATCCCGATCTTCAGCCCGGAAATGGATGTTACACTGTTCCGGTCGCTCGATTTCCAGGTCGCTGGCCGGTTCGAGGATTATAGCGATGTCGGCAGCGTCGCGAAGCCCAAGGTGGCGGCGTCTTGGGAACTGCTACAGGGCATCAAGCTGCGTGGTTCCTGGTCGCAGGGCTTTCGCGCGCCGAACCTGGAGGTCATCAACACCTCCACGCTCGATCGTGTGAACACCGGCGTCGATTATGTGCTGTGCGAGGCAGATGTGCGCGCGGGCCGCATTCCCAATTTCTCCCAGTGCAATCGCAACATCTCGGTTCTGCGGCGTTCCAGCGGCAATCCTAATCTGAAACCTGAGGAGTCGACGAGCTGGAACTTCGGCGCGATCTTCACCCCGCCACTGCCCGACGGCTTTGGCCATGTGACGCTGACGGTCGATCGCTGGCAGATCAAGCAGAAGAATGTGGTCGGCCTGCTCGATTATCAAAACGGCCTCAACCTCGACTATCTGTTGCGCGCGCAGGGCAGCAGCAACCCCAATGTCGTTCGCCGCGCGCCGACCGCCGATGACATTGCCACGGCCGCGGGCACCGGTCTCGCCCCCGTTGGTGAACTCCTTTATGTCGTCGCCAACTTCGAAAACCTGCTGCCGGTGACGGTCAACGGTATCGACTTCAACCTCGACTATCGCCTGAACACGACCTCGGTCGGTAACTTTGCCCTGAACGTCAACGCCTCGCGGTTGATCGGCTATGTCGTCGATGCGCCCAGGGGCGTTCAGGACGTGATTGACGGCAAGGCGGCGGGCACGATCAACGCGGGTGTCCCTACCCAGGGCGGCGGCGATGTCGTGGGGCGCGATGGCCAGCCGCGCTGGCGCATCTCGGCCAACCTGACCTGGAATTCGGGTCCGGTGACGGTCGGCGCGTTCACCCAGTTCATCGACTCGGTCTATGAAAACGCGGTGCGCGACGCGGCAGCCAATCCCTTCATTGTAAAGGGGCAGACGACCGTCAATCTCTACACTTCCTATGAATTCCAGAATGAAGGCATAATGAAGGGCACGATGCTGACCGTCGGCGCGCGCAACATCTTCGACAAGGACCCGCCGCTCTCCTCGGCCGGCTATCTGTCGAACCTCTACCAGCCGCAGGCGCGCTATTGGTATACGGGGATCAAGAAGACCTTCTGA
- a CDS encoding gamma-glutamyltransferase family protein, giving the protein MSSSEDSDTPTFSRRDLATLAAGGAALMGGSASLIAQTTGKPAIEPTRLVSAGETLRPEIVGNFGIVAAGRHYAVAAGTRILMAGGNATDAGVAAVFAAAVTEISHFGFGGEAPTIIYDAKTNKASVVSGQGIAPGLATPDKFAEAGVIPGNGPNGGTVPAMVDAMALALQLNGTMTLDQVMQPAIELADGFVMYNFLAEVFVSQQKATSKYKSAYDTYYPGGKLPKTGEIFRQPNLARTMRAIAEADRAVLARTKDRKAAIQAGRDAFYKGDIARRIGAAMEADGGLMRYDDLARYKGKVEAPAMTSVFGYTVCKAGFWSQGPAMLMALNIAEAAGIASMEPGSDPYLHTVAESIKLAFDDRNAFFGDPDFAAVPARGLLSKAYAVQRAKLIGPRASLEHRFGDPWAFEGKKRSTPSFTPHMLKRKGGPVADTTAIEVVDKQGNLFSCTPSSGWLLGGAYIAGDTGVPMSNRLTVFDLDPESPNVLVPGKRPRTTLSPSMVLKEGAPYLAIGTPGGDNQDQQIMNVLLRVLAFNQPLQAAIEAPRINSNHFHGSFAIKKDEPGVLEIEDRIPADIRAALTARGHKLDVLGPYAVSTGIVAAGVVPETGTLRGGADVRRERYVFGW; this is encoded by the coding sequence ATGAGCAGCAGCGAAGACAGCGACACACCGACATTCAGCCGTCGAGACCTGGCCACGCTCGCCGCCGGTGGCGCAGCCCTGATGGGCGGTAGCGCGTCGCTGATAGCCCAGACCACGGGCAAACCCGCGATAGAACCGACGCGGCTGGTAAGTGCGGGCGAAACATTGCGGCCTGAGATCGTCGGCAATTTCGGTATCGTCGCCGCCGGGCGCCACTATGCGGTCGCGGCGGGCACCCGAATATTGATGGCGGGCGGCAATGCCACCGATGCAGGCGTGGCGGCGGTGTTCGCAGCGGCGGTCACGGAAATCTCGCATTTCGGTTTCGGTGGGGAAGCACCCACCATCATTTACGACGCGAAAACCAATAAGGCCTCAGTGGTAAGCGGCCAGGGTATTGCGCCCGGCCTTGCCACGCCGGATAAATTTGCCGAGGCGGGCGTCATTCCCGGCAATGGTCCCAATGGCGGCACCGTACCTGCCATGGTCGACGCCATGGCGCTGGCCCTGCAACTCAATGGCACGATGACGCTGGATCAGGTGATGCAGCCCGCCATCGAGCTGGCGGACGGCTTCGTTATGTATAATTTCCTCGCCGAAGTCTTCGTCAGCCAGCAGAAGGCGACGTCGAAATATAAAAGCGCCTACGACACCTATTATCCCGGTGGGAAGCTGCCCAAGACCGGTGAAATTTTCCGCCAGCCCAATCTGGCCCGCACCATGCGGGCGATTGCAGAAGCCGATCGCGCTGTCCTCGCCCGGACGAAGGACCGCAAGGCCGCAATTCAGGCCGGTCGCGACGCATTCTACAAAGGCGACATTGCCCGCCGGATCGGCGCTGCAATGGAGGCGGATGGCGGCCTGATGCGCTATGACGACCTGGCCCGCTATAAGGGCAAGGTGGAAGCACCGGCCATGACCAGCGTGTTTGGTTATACGGTCTGCAAGGCAGGTTTCTGGAGTCAGGGTCCGGCCATGCTGATGGCGCTCAACATCGCTGAGGCAGCGGGCATCGCGTCTATGGAGCCGGGGTCCGATCCCTATCTCCACACTGTCGCGGAATCGATCAAGCTGGCCTTCGACGATCGCAACGCCTTTTTCGGCGATCCCGATTTTGCGGCCGTCCCCGCAAGGGGCCTGCTGTCCAAGGCCTATGCGGTGCAGCGGGCCAAGCTGATCGGCCCTCGCGCTTCGCTGGAGCATCGGTTCGGCGATCCTTGGGCCTTTGAGGGGAAGAAGCGCTCCACCCCGTCCTTCACGCCGCACATGCTGAAGCGTAAGGGTGGCCCGGTCGCCGACACCACCGCAATCGAGGTCGTGGACAAACAAGGCAATCTGTTCAGTTGCACGCCCAGTTCCGGTTGGCTGCTGGGCGGTGCCTATATTGCGGGCGATACAGGCGTGCCGATGAGCAATCGTCTGACGGTGTTCGACCTCGATCCCGAAAGCCCCAATGTCCTGGTGCCCGGCAAGCGGCCCCGCACGACCCTCTCCCCGTCCATGGTGTTGAAGGAGGGCGCGCCCTATCTCGCCATTGGTACGCCGGGCGGCGACAATCAGGACCAGCAGATCATGAATGTGCTGTTGCGCGTGCTGGCCTTCAACCAGCCACTCCAGGCCGCGATCGAGGCGCCGCGCATCAACTCCAATCATTTCCACGGCTCCTTCGCGATCAAGAAGGACGAGCCGGGCGTACTGGAGATTGAAGATCGCATACCCGCCGACATCCGGGCAGCGCTCACCGCGCGGGGACATAAGCTGGACGTACTTGGTCCCTATGCAGTATCGACCGGCATCGTCGCGGCGGGCGTGGTGCCTGAAACGGGCACGTTGCGCGGGGGCGCAGACGTGAGGCGCGAGCGCTATGTGTTCGGTTGGTAG
- a CDS encoding Lrp/AsnC family transcriptional regulator — protein MNKSVTLDPLDRRIVAELQKDASLSNAELAEKVGSTGPSCWRRIKALEDQGVLKPAIRLADPEKLGHAVNVLCSVRMKSHTSESIDAFHAFVHTHPQVMECYLMSGEWDYLMRIVASDVSDYEHFLMRTLLKHPSVAGASSHFALSVTKYTTALPV, from the coding sequence ATGAATAAATCCGTCACCCTTGACCCGCTGGACCGGCGTATCGTCGCCGAGTTGCAGAAGGACGCCTCCCTCAGCAACGCCGAGCTTGCCGAGAAGGTCGGAAGTACCGGTCCCTCCTGCTGGCGGCGGATCAAGGCGCTGGAGGATCAGGGCGTACTGAAGCCCGCGATCCGTCTCGCCGATCCGGAGAAGCTGGGCCACGCAGTCAATGTGCTGTGCAGCGTGCGGATGAAAAGCCACACGAGCGAAAGCATCGACGCCTTCCACGCCTTCGTTCACACCCATCCGCAGGTGATGGAATGCTATCTTATGTCAGGCGAATGGGATTATCTGATGCGGATCGTGGCATCCGACGTGTCCGACTATGAGCATTTCCTGATGCGGACCTTGCTCAAACACCCCTCAGTTGCCGGTGCCTCGTCCCATTTCGCCTTGTCAGTGACAAAATATACGACAGCCCTACCGGTTTAA